Proteins encoded by one window of Streptomyces sp. NBC_01571:
- a CDS encoding alanine racemase, with translation MSTGLPEGMVTPALVVDVDVMERNISRLAAAARAGGFAVRPHAKAHKCLEIADRQIGVGAVGLTVATVGEAEVFARGGATDLFIAYPLWVDDSKAGRLRRLAETTALRVGADSVESVQRLGRAVRGTARPVEVVIEVDSGHHRTGVLPADAAIVGKAAGDAGLDVAGVFTFPGHGYRRDAQAREQAAREEEVALGEAAEVLNTVGLPARVVSGGSTPTAGHWKPGVVNELRPGVYVFNDATQLAIGTCSAADLALRAVATVVSVPAAGRFVLDVGSKVLGSDRSPWVTGHGYLPGFPDATVTSLSEHHATVVLPEGVKAPALGTVVAVVPNHVCTPVNLADELFIIQGGQIVDRWAVAARGANT, from the coding sequence ATGAGCACAGGTCTTCCTGAAGGTATGGTCACGCCCGCACTGGTGGTGGACGTCGATGTGATGGAACGCAACATCAGCCGACTGGCGGCCGCGGCCAGGGCTGGCGGCTTCGCGGTGCGTCCCCACGCGAAGGCGCACAAGTGCCTGGAGATCGCCGATAGGCAGATTGGCGTGGGAGCGGTGGGCCTGACGGTCGCCACGGTTGGCGAGGCTGAGGTATTCGCCCGTGGTGGCGCCACCGATCTGTTCATCGCGTACCCGTTGTGGGTCGACGACAGCAAAGCTGGGCGACTGCGCCGACTCGCAGAGACCACAGCCCTGCGCGTTGGGGCCGACTCCGTCGAGAGCGTCCAGCGTCTTGGGCGTGCAGTTCGGGGGACCGCGCGCCCGGTCGAAGTGGTGATCGAGGTCGACAGCGGTCACCATCGCACCGGGGTCCTCCCGGCTGACGCCGCCATCGTGGGCAAGGCGGCAGGCGATGCCGGGTTGGACGTCGCCGGAGTGTTCACCTTCCCTGGACACGGCTACCGGCGCGACGCGCAGGCCCGTGAGCAGGCGGCGCGCGAAGAGGAAGTCGCGCTCGGCGAGGCCGCGGAAGTCCTGAACACCGTGGGCCTGCCTGCTCGGGTCGTCAGCGGGGGCTCGACACCGACGGCAGGACACTGGAAGCCGGGCGTGGTGAACGAATTGCGGCCAGGCGTTTACGTCTTCAACGACGCGACTCAGTTGGCCATCGGCACCTGCAGTGCAGCGGACCTGGCCCTGCGTGCCGTGGCGACGGTGGTAAGCGTGCCGGCCGCGGGACGCTTCGTGCTCGATGTCGGCAGCAAGGTGCTCGGGTCGGACAGGTCGCCGTGGGTGACTGGTCACGGATACCTGCCCGGCTTTCCGGACGCGACCGTCACGTCGCTGTCCGAACACCACGCCACAGTCGTGCTGCCCGAGGGCGTCAAGGCCCCAGCGCTCGGAACCGTCGTCGCGGTCGTTCCCAATCACGTGTGCACGCCGGTGAACCTGGCCGATGAACTGTTCATTATTCAGGGTGGGCAGATCGTGGACCGCTGGGCGGTGGCGGCACGAGGGGCCAATACCTGA
- a CDS encoding transposase: protein MVFEDEAGQSMTPPRARTWGRKGSTPVVRVRGRGSGRVSMAGMTCYKPGERSRLIYAIREYRGRKDEPKGFGWKDYRDLVIRARTQLGGPIVLVWDNLRMHLVAPLREFFEVNADWLTVFQLPTYAPDLNPQEGIWSLVKRDIGNLAAADLSQITRAVKRKLKMIQYRPHLIDGCLTGTGLALDP from the coding sequence GTGGTCTTCGAGGACGAGGCCGGCCAGTCGATGACGCCGCCGCGTGCCAGGACCTGGGGCCGCAAGGGCAGCACCCCGGTCGTCCGCGTGCGAGGACGAGGCTCGGGTCGCGTCTCGATGGCGGGCATGACCTGCTACAAGCCCGGCGAGCGGTCCCGTCTGATCTACGCGATCCGCGAGTATCGGGGCCGCAAGGACGAACCGAAGGGCTTCGGTTGGAAGGACTATCGCGACCTGGTCATCCGCGCCCGCACGCAGCTCGGTGGCCCGATCGTGCTCGTGTGGGACAACCTGCGCATGCACCTGGTCGCGCCGCTGCGGGAGTTCTTCGAGGTCAACGCCGACTGGCTCACCGTGTTCCAGTTGCCGACGTACGCACCCGACCTGAACCCTCAAGAAGGTATCTGGTCCCTGGTCAAGCGCGACATCGGCAACCTCGCCGCCGCCGATCTCAGCCAGATCACCCGAGCAGTGAAGCGAAAACTCAAGATGATCCAGTACCGACCGCACTTGATCGACGGCTGCCTCACCGGCACTGGCCTTGCGCTGGATCCCTGA
- a CDS encoding winged helix-turn-helix domain-containing protein, with the protein MRYPQGGGLTDAERTARERVRLQAVACFEAGEKNREIAAALRVSERSVERWRRQWREDGEAGVASKGSPGRPRLSDTQIARLERELERGPLAHGWTDQRWTLARVKTMIGRLFHVSYTVEGTWRLLRRHGWSWQQPARRAIERDDDAVELWRREVWPRVRAPRR; encoded by the coding sequence GTGAGATATCCGCAGGGCGGCGGGTTGACCGACGCCGAGAGGACCGCGCGGGAGCGGGTCCGGCTCCAGGCCGTGGCTTGCTTCGAGGCTGGGGAGAAGAACAGGGAGATCGCTGCCGCGCTGCGGGTCTCGGAGCGGTCGGTGGAGCGCTGGCGGCGCCAGTGGCGCGAGGACGGCGAGGCTGGGGTTGCGTCGAAGGGCTCGCCTGGCCGACCTCGATTGTCTGACACGCAGATAGCGAGACTGGAGCGGGAGTTGGAACGCGGCCCGCTGGCGCACGGGTGGACCGACCAGCGGTGGACGCTGGCCCGGGTGAAGACGATGATCGGCCGCCTGTTCCACGTCTCGTACACCGTGGAGGGCACCTGGCGGCTGCTGCGGCGTCACGGATGGTCCTGGCAGCAGCCCGCCCGGCGTGCGATCGAGCGTGACGACGATGCGGTGGAGCTGTGGAGGCGGGAGGTGTGGCCGCGGGTAAGAGCACCGCGGCGGTGA
- a CDS encoding transposase: protein MDRPPPPGPGRRIGPPVKQADPTLPELFGIGPETAGQLLASARDNPERMWSERAFVHLAGAARISTTSGRTHRHRLNRGGDRAATNALHTIVLVRMRFDERIRAYVERRTTAGLSKTDIMRCLKRIGAREVHHAPGSPPATHITQNNPAPAA, encoded by the coding sequence GTGGACCGCCCGCCTCCACCAGGCCCTGGACGCCGAATCGGCCCGCCGGTCAAGCAGGCGGACCCCACGCTGCCGGAGCTGTTCGGAATCGGCCCCGAGACCGCCGGCCAGCTGCTGGCCTCAGCCAGGGACAATCCCGAACGCATGTGGTCCGAGAGGGCGTTCGTGCACCTCGCCGGTGCCGCTCGGATTTCGACTACCTCCGGCCGCACCCACCGCCACCGCCTCAACCGCGGCGGTGACCGGGCCGCGACCAACGCGCTGCACACCATCGTGCTGGTCCGGATGCGCTTCGACGAGCGCATCCGCGCCTATGTCGAACGCCGCACCACGGCAGGGCTGTCCAAGACGGACATCATGCGCTGCCTCAAGCGAATCGGCGCCCGCGAGGTCCACCACGCTCCTGGCAGCCCACCGGCCACGCACATCACTCAAAACAACCCCGCTCCAGCTGCTTGA